In one window of Gouania willdenowi chromosome 8, fGouWil2.1, whole genome shotgun sequence DNA:
- the pheta2 gene encoding sesquipedalian-1 isoform X2, whose translation MKLHEKILTHFLSCTSPVDKEGYLYKKKERTGTFHRRWFVLKANLLFYQERPADRHLLGVIILEGCAVRQSECDGPSVFSLEFGPGLKTYMFEATDRQNQESWVNALSSASHRYLSLLLRDLERQYEEAKQSPGSSEAFTGAFKQSTTSLMSTSDLIPKVRQKRSLSAPPTSTKVVSKKSPKLWARRNAHVTPLNGPVPLYAEWPLVGLDPANEFIRLHEHYGLEVKKAREEWLKVRVEEDLIDLN comes from the exons ATGAAGCTCCACGAGAagattttgactcattttctgTCGTGCACCTCTCCGGTGGACAAAGAGGGATATCTGtataaaaag AAAGAGAGAACCGGCACCTTCCACCGGCGCTGGTTCGTCTTGAAGGCCAACCTGCTCTTCTACCAGGAGCGTCCCGCTGACCGTCACTTGCTGGGTGTCATCATACTGGAAGGATGTGCGGTTCGTCAGTCCGAGTGTGACGGACCATCAGTCTTCTCTCTGGAGTTCGGACCAGGCCTGAAGACCTACATGTTTGAAGCAACGGACCGTCAGAACCAGGAGAGCTGGGTGAATGCTCTGAGCTCTGCTAGCCACCGCTACCTTTCCCTGCTGCTCAGGGACCTGGAGAGGCAGTATGAAG AAGCGAAGCAGAGTCCAGGATCTTCAGAAGCCTTTACTGGTGCCTTCAAACAGTCCACAACTAGCCTGATGTCGACCTCAGATCTCATACCCAAGGTCAGACAGAAGAGGAGTCTCAGTGCACCTCCAACGTCAACCAAAGTGGTCTCCAAAAAGTCCCCCAAACTGTGGGCGAGGAGGAACGCTCACGTCACGCCGCTCAACGGGCCAGTGCCGCTGTACGCAGAGTGGCCATTGGTGGGTTTGGACCCCGCGAACGAGTTCATCAGACTGCATGAGCATTATGGCCTGGAGGTGAAGAAAGCAAGGGAGGAGTGGCTGAAAGTACGAGTGGAAGAGGATCTAATCGACCTGAACTGA
- the mylpfa gene encoding myosin regulatory light chain 2, skeletal muscle has product MAPKKAKRRAGGGEGGSSNVFSMFEQSQIQEYKEAFTIIDQNRDGIISKDDLRDVLASMGQLNVKNEELEAMIKEASGPINFTVFLTMFGEKLKGADPEDVILSSFKVLDPDGTGTIKKEFLEELLTTQCDRFTKEEIKNMWAAFPPDVAGNVDYKNICYVITHGEEKEE; this is encoded by the exons ATG GCACCAAAGAAGGCCAAGAGGAgggcaggaggaggagaaggcgGCTCCTCCAACGTGTTCTCTATGTTTGAGCAGAGCCAGATTCAGGAGTACAAAGAG GCTTTCACAATCATTGACCAGAACAGAGACGGCATCATCAGCAAAGACGACCTGAGGGACGTGTTGGCCTCAATGG GTCAGTTGAACGTGAAGAATGAGGAGCTGGAGGCCATGATCAAAGAAGCCAGCGGGCCAATCAACTTCACCGTCTTCCTCACCATGTTCGGAGAGAAGCTGAAGG GTGCTGATCCCGAGGACGTCATTCTCAGCTCCTTCAAGGTTCTGGACCCCGATGGGACTGGAACCATCAAGAAGGAATT CCTTGAGGAGCTCCTGACCACTCAGTGTGACAGGTTCACCAAGGAGGAG ATTAAGAACATGTGGGCCGCCTTCCCCCCAGACGTCGCCGGAAACGTAGACTACAAGAACATCTGCTACGTCATCACACACggagaggagaaggaggagtaA
- the pheta2 gene encoding sesquipedalian-1 isoform X1, translated as MLFRFSMKLHEKILTHFLSCTSPVDKEGYLYKKKERTGTFHRRWFVLKANLLFYQERPADRHLLGVIILEGCAVRQSECDGPSVFSLEFGPGLKTYMFEATDRQNQESWVNALSSASHRYLSLLLRDLERQYEEAKQSPGSSEAFTGAFKQSTTSLMSTSDLIPKVRQKRSLSAPPTSTKVVSKKSPKLWARRNAHVTPLNGPVPLYAEWPLVGLDPANEFIRLHEHYGLEVKKAREEWLKVRVEEDLIDLN; from the exons ATGCTTTTCAGGTTTAGTATGAAGCTCCACGAGAagattttgactcattttctgTCGTGCACCTCTCCGGTGGACAAAGAGGGATATCTGtataaaaag AAAGAGAGAACCGGCACCTTCCACCGGCGCTGGTTCGTCTTGAAGGCCAACCTGCTCTTCTACCAGGAGCGTCCCGCTGACCGTCACTTGCTGGGTGTCATCATACTGGAAGGATGTGCGGTTCGTCAGTCCGAGTGTGACGGACCATCAGTCTTCTCTCTGGAGTTCGGACCAGGCCTGAAGACCTACATGTTTGAAGCAACGGACCGTCAGAACCAGGAGAGCTGGGTGAATGCTCTGAGCTCTGCTAGCCACCGCTACCTTTCCCTGCTGCTCAGGGACCTGGAGAGGCAGTATGAAG AAGCGAAGCAGAGTCCAGGATCTTCAGAAGCCTTTACTGGTGCCTTCAAACAGTCCACAACTAGCCTGATGTCGACCTCAGATCTCATACCCAAGGTCAGACAGAAGAGGAGTCTCAGTGCACCTCCAACGTCAACCAAAGTGGTCTCCAAAAAGTCCCCCAAACTGTGGGCGAGGAGGAACGCTCACGTCACGCCGCTCAACGGGCCAGTGCCGCTGTACGCAGAGTGGCCATTGGTGGGTTTGGACCCCGCGAACGAGTTCATCAGACTGCATGAGCATTATGGCCTGGAGGTGAAGAAAGCAAGGGAGGAGTGGCTGAAAGTACGAGTGGAAGAGGATCTAATCGACCTGAACTGA
- the tbc1d10b gene encoding TBC1 domain family member 10B yields MAELSTLSPSPPALMDPLAAPSIPLSSDSTLEIPNPKCSSYSDTASIGNAPPAAQAPPSAPSPPKLTADDPPAPSLAHEAAPLKEESVEIEADPGFDKIIQEMTSTDPKTVPETSAVQSPSPDSNPAPILYPSVHITQTPNPVVLPQLTTVSSPPSAPSAPSAPSEPPVLSESLAPLAPSAPSASSAPLAPSEPSVPSAEEEEPQILPQAQTSTSDPPPISPKPPSDSGKDELPVTPTRTEPHSPTVIPHIQEPMSAGPPPNLRSAPDTLSYLESASLMSGTLESLSGLGEDGSSVGSDSEINGLTVRRIDKYGFLGGSQYSDATEKDIRVEVARQREMKWLEMFNNWDKWIKHRFQKVKLRCRKGIPSSLRGKAWQLLSNSQELLQANPGKFEELEREPGEAKWLDIIEKDLHRQFPFHEMFAARGGHGQQDLYRILKAYTIYRPDEGYCQAQAPVAAVLLMHMPAEQAFWCLVQICEKFLPGYYSAGLEAIQLDGEIFFSLLRRTCPMAYRHLKKFKIDPILYMTEWFMCIFSRTLPWSCVLRVWDMFFCEGVKIVFRVGLVLLKQMLGSVDKLRELQGMYETMERLRSISPDMIREDVLVQEIVTLQVTEALIERESSVQVRKWRESRGELTHQPGRRLHGTRAIFENKRRAAAISSGGSYSFLGGSAPPPGPLRASSSLLSLPGFRKSKGPFRSQHKKGSFSGPSGTDGLPPRSPPAAAAGPSQGPAHKPPIPPGAGQRVPSPLVSSPVSSPREAQPAPTAPNTLSPLIVSEHITPTLPSPMANNATLAPHPEPKKEDVTRNETPPPAAVAAAVEEDGKKKKRSKEDKRKEKEDERKRLKEKKEKEKAEKERLRKEKERLEKEKKRSVKKKERAVGGESEDKNGAAAAKNTT; encoded by the exons ATGGCTGAGCTCTCCACCTTATCTCCATCACCTCCTGCTCTGATGGATCCTCTTGCAGCTCCATCCATTCCTTTGTCTTCAGACTCTACCCTGGAGATTCCCAATCCCAAGTGTTCCTCATACAGCGACACAGCTTCGATTGGAAATGCTCCTCCTGCAGCACAGGCGCCTCCCAGTGCTCCTAGTCCTCCAAAACTCACTGCAGATGATCCTCCTGCACCATCACTGGCCCATGAAGCTGCTCCGCTAAAAGAGGAATCAGTAGAGATTGAAGCAGATCCTGGCTTTGATAAGATTATTCAGGAAATGACAAGCACAGACCCAAAAACAGTCCCAGAGACCTCAGCTGTGCAATCTCCCTCTCCGGATTCAAACCCTGCTCCCATCCTTTACCCAAGTGTGCACATCACACAGACCCCAAACCCAGTCGTGCTTCCCCAACTGACTACAGTATCCAGTCCTCCATCAGCTCCGTCGGCGCCGTCAGCTCcatcagagccaccagtgctGTCAGAGTCACTGGCGCCGTTAGCTCCTTCTGCACCATCGGCTTCTTCAGCGCCATTGGCTCCATCAGAGCCATCGGTGCCATCGGCTGAAGAGGAGGAACCTCAAATACTTCCACAAGCACAGACATCCACCAGTGATCCTCCTCCCATCTCCCCAAAGCCTCCCAGTGACTCTGGGAAGGATGAGCTTCCCGTCACGCCCACCAGAACCGAACCCCACAGCCCCACCGTCATCCCGCATATCCAGGAGCCAATGTCCGCCGGACCACCACCTAACCTTCGCTCGGCCCCCGACACTCTCAGCTACTTGGAGTCAGCCAGCCTGATGTCGGGAACGCTGGAGTCTCTGTCCGGACTGGGGGAGGATGGCAGCTCGGTGGGCTCGGACTCGGAGATTAACGGCCTTACGGTCCGACGTATAGACAAGTACGGATTCCTGGGTGGGAGTCAGTACAGCGACGCCAC CGAGAAGGATATCCGAGTCGAGGTCGCCAGACAGAGGGAGATGAAATGGCTTGAAATGTTCAACAACTGGGATAAATGGATCAAACATCGCTTCCAGAAG GTGAAGCTGCGCTGTAGGAAAGGGATCCCGTCCTCTCTCAGAGGCAAAGCATGGCAGCTGCTTTCTAACAGCCAAGAGCTGCTACAGGCTAACCCGGGAAAGTTTGAG GAGCTGGAGAGAGAGCCGGGGGAAGCCAAATGGCTCGACATCATAGAGAAGGATCTCCACCGACAGTTCCCTTTTCATGAGATGTTTGCAGCTCGCGGTGGCCACGG gCAGCAGGATCTGTACCGTATCCTGAAGGCCTACACCATCTACAGACCCGACGAGGGCTACTGCCAGGCTCAGGCTCCAGTGGCTGCTGTGCTGCTCATGCACATGCCTGCAGAG CAAGCCTTTTGGTGCCTCGTACAAATATGTGAAAAGTTTCTTCCAGGCTACTACAGCGCCGGCCTg GAGGCGATTCAGCTGGACGGAGAGATCTTCTTCTCCCTGTTGCGGCGGACGTGCCCGATGGCGTACCGTCACTTAAAGAAGTTCAAGATCGATCCCATCCTCTACATGACCGAATGGTTCATGTGCATCTTCTCCCGCACGCTGCCGTGGTCGTGTGTGCTGCGAGTGTGGGACATGTTCTTCTGTGAAG GAGTGAAGATCGTGTTTCGGGTGGGCCTGGTGCTGCTGAAGCAGATGCTGGGCTCTGTGGATAAACTGCGGGAGCTTCAGGGAATGTACGAGACCATGGAGCGTCTGCGCAGCATCTCGCCCGACATGATCCGAGAAGACGTACTAGTGCAGGAG ATTGTGACGCTGCAGGTGACCGAGGCTCTGATTGAGCGGGAGAGCAGCGTTCAGGTCAGGAAGTGGCGCGAGTCTCGAGGTGAGCTGACACACCAGCCCGGCCGTCGGCTTCATGGCACGCGAGCCATCTTTGAAAACAAACGCCGCGCCGCCGCCATCAGCTCAGGCGGCAGCTACTCCTTCCTGGGAGGCTCCGCCCCTCCGCCGGGGCCGCTGAGGGCATCTTCCAGTCTGCTGTCGCTGCCCGGCTTCAGGAAGTCCAAAGGTCCATTTAGATCCCAGCACAAGAAGGGCTCCTTCTCGGGTCCATCGGGAACAGACGGTCTCCCGCCTCGGTCGCCTCCCGCGGCCGCAGCCGGTCCAAGTCAAGGCCCCGCTCACAAACCGCCAATCCCACCAGGGGCAGGTCAGAGAGTCCCGAGCCCGTTGGTTAGCAGTCCGGTGTCATCACCTCGCGAAGCCCAACCTGCTCCTACGGCGCCAAACACTCTTTCACCGCTGATCGTCTCCGAGCACATCACCCCCACCCTACCCTCGCCAATGGCTAACAACGCTACGCTAGCACCACATCCTGAGCCCAAGAAGGAAGACGTGACGAGGAATGAAACGCCTCCACCGGCTGCCGTCGCTGCTGCTGTCGAGGAGGacgggaagaagaagaagaggagcaaAGAGGACAAGAGGAAGGAAAAGGAGGATGAGAGGAAGAGGCTGaaggagaagaaagaaaaggagaagGCAGAGAAGGAGCGTCTAAGGAAGGAGAAGGAGCGtttggagaaggagaagaagagaagTGTGAAAAAGAAGGAGCGAGCGGTAGGGGGAGAGTCCGAGGACAAGAACGGAGCTGCCGCTGCCAAAAACACGACCTAG